From the Nodularia sp. NIES-3585 genome, one window contains:
- a CDS encoding PAS domain-containing protein, with protein MSKKDSALILVVDDNDFTRMQLCHLLKQAGYQLAEASNGLEALATCTHLRPDIVLLDAVMPVMDGFTCCAELQKLPDAESTLVVIMTSLDDQASMEQAFAVGAIDFVTKPIQWTVLFQRLRRLLAADYAIQELRRQTQAAQLRETQMGMALEAAQMGIWNWDLLTNEITWSDTLQVLYGWEKGTFPGNYEAVINCIHPQDQDFVRYTDEQAIQEGINYDIEFRVVLPDGKIRWLASKGAVFHDASGVAMQMTGVEIDITESKESESALKIRANQQGVVAELSQKALAGIDLTTLMNSCVTLVAEHLKVEYCQILELLPDGDALLLRAGVGWQSGLVGKTSVSTDINSQAGYTLLAQEPVIVTNLHQETRFNGSPLLYEHQVVGGISVVIPGQESPFGVLGAHTTKERTFSKDDIYFLQAVANVLATARERQRFEDALKTSEERWHLAVQSSNDGIWDWNRKTNQVFFSQRWKEMLGYENQEIASNVQEWFSRIHPEQVDAVQQAIADHNAKKTPFFTSEHQIRCQDGSYKWILARGQAVWDQDGYVVRMIGGMMDISKRRAALSELQQVKAELERQNLRSLAAASASQLFADITLKIRQSLEIDTILETSVTEVQKLLHADRVLILQLRSNGSYIVRQEAVVPGLPVVSGQHIDHPSLGKGYLEQYRQGRMSATADIEQAAFQPSYVKWLQQFAVKANLIVPVFHENKLWGLLIAHQCDSPREWTPWEMELLAQLADQIGIALDQSVILEKETRQRQELTRSNQELQEFAFIASHDLQEPLRKIISFGDRLKTTCENDLSAQGRDYLERMQNAALRMQTLIQDLLTLSRVTTRAQPFVLVNLTQIANEVLSDLEVSIQQTNGRVEVGDLPTIPADPLQMRQLLQNLIGNALKFHRPQIPPVVKVYSQIFPSQSDQVSGVSETCQITVEDNGIGFAQKYVDRIFKVFQRLHGRQEYQGTGVGLAICRKIAERHHGIITVESHPGQGAKFMVTLPMNGNF; from the coding sequence ATGAGCAAGAAAGATTCTGCCCTGATTTTAGTTGTAGATGATAATGATTTTACCAGAATGCAGCTGTGCCATCTCCTCAAACAAGCTGGATATCAGTTGGCAGAAGCGAGTAATGGTTTAGAGGCTCTTGCTACCTGTACTCATTTACGCCCAGATATAGTTTTGCTGGATGCCGTGATGCCAGTTATGGATGGGTTTACCTGCTGCGCTGAATTGCAAAAGCTTCCAGATGCTGAAAGTACACTTGTGGTAATCATGACTTCTCTGGATGATCAAGCATCTATGGAGCAAGCTTTTGCTGTTGGTGCAATTGATTTTGTGACTAAGCCAATTCAATGGACAGTCTTGTTTCAAAGATTACGCCGTCTTTTGGCAGCTGATTATGCCATACAGGAATTACGACGGCAAACTCAAGCAGCGCAATTGCGAGAGACACAAATGGGGATGGCATTGGAAGCAGCCCAGATGGGTATTTGGAATTGGGACCTCTTGACCAACGAAATTACTTGGTCTGATACCTTGCAAGTTCTCTATGGCTGGGAAAAAGGGACTTTTCCAGGTAATTATGAAGCTGTGATTAATTGCATTCATCCTCAAGATCAGGATTTTGTCAGGTACACGGATGAGCAAGCGATTCAAGAAGGCATAAACTATGACATTGAATTTCGTGTAGTTCTACCTGATGGTAAGATTCGCTGGTTAGCTAGCAAAGGAGCAGTTTTTCATGATGCTTCCGGTGTGGCTATGCAGATGACTGGTGTAGAGATCGATATTACTGAATCCAAGGAAAGCGAATCAGCACTGAAAATTCGTGCTAATCAACAAGGTGTGGTCGCCGAACTCAGCCAAAAAGCCCTAGCTGGTATAGATTTGACTACACTGATGAACTCCTGTGTAACGCTTGTTGCTGAACATCTCAAGGTTGAATATTGCCAGATTTTGGAACTGTTACCAGATGGTGACGCATTACTACTGCGGGCGGGGGTCGGTTGGCAATCTGGGCTGGTGGGAAAAACAAGTGTCAGCACTGATATAAATTCCCAAGCTGGTTATACCTTGCTGGCTCAGGAACCAGTGATTGTGACTAATCTTCACCAAGAAACACGATTCAATGGTTCACCACTGCTATATGAGCATCAAGTGGTGGGTGGGATCAGTGTGGTAATTCCTGGCCAAGAATCTCCTTTTGGTGTATTAGGCGCACACACAACCAAAGAGCGCACCTTTAGCAAAGATGATATTTATTTTCTCCAAGCTGTGGCCAATGTCTTAGCAACAGCCAGAGAACGTCAACGATTTGAAGATGCGCTGAAAACTAGTGAAGAACGTTGGCATTTAGCTGTGCAGAGTAGCAATGATGGCATTTGGGACTGGAATCGGAAAACTAATCAAGTATTTTTTTCCCAGCGCTGGAAGGAAATGCTTGGTTACGAAAACCAGGAAATTGCCTCTAATGTTCAGGAATGGTTTTCCCGAATACATCCAGAACAGGTCGATGCCGTCCAACAAGCAATTGCTGACCACAACGCCAAGAAAACCCCGTTTTTTACTAGCGAGCATCAAATCCGGTGTCAGGATGGCTCTTACAAGTGGATTTTGGCTCGTGGTCAGGCTGTGTGGGATCAAGATGGTTATGTAGTGCGGATGATTGGCGGGATGATGGACATTAGCAAACGCCGCGCCGCATTATCCGAACTCCAACAGGTAAAAGCAGAATTAGAACGCCAAAACTTGCGAAGCCTTGCGGCGGCTTCCGCATCGCAATTATTCGCTGACATCACGCTCAAAATTCGCCAGTCTTTAGAAATCGATACAATTCTCGAAACCAGTGTTACAGAAGTTCAAAAGTTATTACACGCTGACCGGGTATTAATTTTGCAATTACGCAGCAATGGTTCTTACATAGTGCGGCAAGAAGCAGTAGTACCCGGATTACCTGTTGTTTCAGGGCAGCATATTGATCACCCTTCTTTAGGAAAAGGTTATCTGGAACAGTATCGTCAGGGGCGGATGAGTGCAACTGCTGACATAGAACAGGCTGCATTCCAACCTTCCTATGTCAAATGGCTACAACAATTTGCTGTCAAAGCTAATCTGATTGTTCCGGTGTTCCACGAAAATAAACTTTGGGGGCTGCTAATTGCTCATCAGTGCGATAGCCCCCGTGAATGGACTCCATGGGAAATGGAACTGTTGGCACAACTTGCAGATCAAATAGGTATTGCTTTAGATCAGAGTGTAATTCTCGAAAAAGAAACTCGTCAACGCCAAGAACTCACCCGTTCTAATCAAGAATTACAAGAATTTGCCTTTATTGCTTCCCATGATTTACAAGAGCCACTCCGGAAAATTATCAGCTTTGGCGATCGCCTTAAAACTACCTGCGAGAATGACTTAAGCGCACAAGGACGCGATTATCTAGAACGAATGCAGAATGCAGCCTTGAGGATGCAGACTTTGATTCAAGATTTATTAACACTTTCGCGAGTTACCACTAGGGCGCAGCCTTTTGTGTTGGTAAATTTGACACAAATAGCTAACGAGGTATTGTCTGATTTAGAAGTAAGTATTCAGCAAACCAATGGACGTGTAGAGGTAGGTGATTTACCCACAATTCCAGCTGATCCCCTACAGATGCGCCAATTACTGCAAAACCTGATTGGTAACGCCCTGAAATTTCACCGTCCCCAAATACCGCCTGTGGTCAAAGTTTACAGTCAAATTTTCCCTAGTCAATCAGATCAAGTTTCTGGAGTTTCCGAAACTTGTCAAATTACCGTTGAAGATAATGGGATTGGTTTTGCACAAAAGTATGTTGACCGCATTTTCAAAGTTTTTCAACGTTTGCATGGTCGTCAGGAATATCAGGGTACTGGTGTGGGTTTAGCCATCTGCCGCAAAATTGCCGAACGACATCATGGGATAATCACAGTAGAAAGTCATCCCGGACAAGGAGCAAAATTTATGGTCACCTTGCCGATGAATGGCAATTTCTAG
- a CDS encoding SDR family oxidoreductase: MKNQTVLIVGGSSGIGLALAQQVKQQGSNVIIASKSAEQQAPELRKINKLKECKYFSFDITKESEIKKLLEKVGCIDHIAITVKSPLIVAPFLELNTSDIRHAFETKLWGQYNIAKLAYKQINSGGSIVFSSGSLGIRPYFGFSTLSMINGAVESLCKALALEIAPIRVNAVSPGFTTLKEMEDKIPLGLGKFSQIAEAYLFLMNNSYLTGTTILSDGGAMLI, translated from the coding sequence ATGAAAAATCAGACAGTTCTTATTGTTGGCGGAAGTTCAGGAATTGGACTAGCTTTAGCTCAACAAGTTAAACAACAAGGAAGTAATGTGATTATTGCTTCCAAATCTGCTGAACAACAAGCCCCTGAATTACGAAAAATTAACAAGCTCAAAGAGTGTAAATACTTTTCGTTCGATATTACTAAAGAAAGTGAAATCAAAAAATTATTAGAAAAGGTAGGTTGTATTGATCATATTGCCATAACGGTGAAGTCTCCTTTAATTGTTGCTCCATTCTTAGAGTTAAATACCTCAGATATCCGTCACGCATTTGAAACCAAGCTTTGGGGTCAATACAATATCGCTAAATTAGCTTATAAACAAATTAATTCGGGGGGGAGTATTGTCTTTTCTTCAGGAAGTTTGGGCATTCGTCCCTATTTTGGTTTTTCTACGCTAAGTATGATTAATGGTGCAGTGGAATCTTTATGTAAAGCTCTTGCCTTAGAAATCGCTCCGATTAGAGTCAATGCTGTTTCTCCAGGGTTTACAACGTTAAAAGAAATGGAAGACAAAATTCCTCTAGGACTAGGAAAATTCTCACAAATAGCAGAAGCCTATTTATTTCTAATGAACAATAGTTATCTAACAGGGACTACCATTCTTAGTGATGGTGGTGCAATGTTAATTTAA
- a CDS encoding response regulator, with amino-acid sequence MNDNPIRVLLIDDDEDDYILTRDWFSEFQVAGCELSWIDNYEAGKDAIAGHDHDIYLVDYRLGINSGLELLQAAIANGCSSPIILLTGQGDREIDLEAMKAGAADYLEKSQLTAPLLERSIRYALERKQTEQKIRQQAALLDIATDAIFVHDLDDPVLFWNKAAESLYGWTKAEAIGKKTQELWHEKNQQLLEQAFNHLMEHGSWFGELHQRTKSGQEIIVESRWALVRNFGKTAQSILVVNTDITEKKQLESQFLRAQRLESIGTLSSGIAHDLNNVLAPIMMTAQLLASQMHDERSQRLLPILISNAKRGASLVNQVLSFTRGLEGERTLLQLKHLIIEIQQIIKETFPRTIEVTTQIPPNLWTVSGDATQLHQVLMNLCVNARDAMSDGGNLKILAENLLVDENYARMNIEAKVGSYIVITVIDTGMGITPEILDRIFEPFFTTKETGKGTGLGLSTVMGIIKSHDGFIKVQSKPGNGSQFQVYLPAQEVTETIEAEEQSLPQGNGELILVVDDEAAIREITKTSLENHNYRAITASDGIEAIALYVEHRDQIALVLTDMVMPSMDGITTIKTLQKINPNVKIIAVSGLATTDKVNAAHDVGVKAFLAKPYTANKLLQTISGVQNQVFSDD; translated from the coding sequence ATGAACGACAACCCGATCAGAGTTCTATTAATTGATGATGATGAAGACGATTACATCTTAACTCGTGATTGGTTTAGTGAATTTCAGGTGGCTGGCTGCGAGTTGTCGTGGATAGATAATTATGAAGCCGGAAAGGATGCGATCGCTGGTCATGATCATGATATTTATCTGGTAGACTATCGTTTAGGAATAAATAGTGGACTAGAGCTATTACAAGCAGCGATCGCCAACGGATGCTCCTCCCCCATAATTTTACTCACCGGTCAGGGAGACAGGGAAATAGACCTAGAGGCCATGAAAGCAGGTGCAGCAGATTATCTAGAAAAAAGCCAATTAACTGCACCCTTGCTAGAACGTTCCATCCGTTACGCTCTCGAACGCAAACAAACAGAACAAAAAATCCGCCAACAAGCTGCCTTACTCGACATTGCCACCGATGCCATCTTTGTGCATGATTTAGACGACCCTGTTTTATTTTGGAACAAAGCCGCCGAGAGTTTATACGGTTGGACAAAAGCAGAAGCAATTGGCAAGAAAACCCAAGAGCTTTGGCATGAAAAAAATCAACAGCTATTAGAACAAGCATTCAACCATCTCATGGAACATGGTTCATGGTTCGGAGAGTTACATCAAAGAACCAAATCAGGCCAAGAAATTATTGTCGAAAGCCGTTGGGCATTAGTTCGCAACTTCGGCAAGACAGCACAATCTATACTAGTTGTCAATACTGATATCACTGAAAAAAAACAACTGGAATCTCAGTTTCTCAGGGCGCAAAGATTAGAAAGTATTGGCACTCTGTCCAGCGGTATCGCCCATGATCTCAACAATGTTCTGGCTCCCATCATGATGACAGCACAACTTTTAGCCTCGCAAATGCATGATGAGCGATCGCAGCGGTTGTTGCCCATTTTAATCTCCAATGCAAAACGTGGAGCCAGTTTAGTTAATCAAGTCTTATCATTTACTCGTGGTCTTGAGGGAGAGCGTACCCTTTTACAACTAAAGCATTTAATTATAGAAATTCAGCAAATTATTAAAGAAACCTTTCCCAGAACAATAGAAGTTACCACCCAAATCCCCCCAAATCTTTGGACTGTATCTGGTGATGCGACACAATTACATCAAGTATTAATGAATTTGTGTGTTAATGCTCGTGATGCCATGTCTGACGGCGGGAATTTAAAAATCTTGGCGGAAAATCTTTTAGTAGATGAGAATTACGCCAGGATGAACATTGAGGCTAAAGTTGGTTCCTATATAGTCATTACTGTAATCGATACAGGAATGGGTATTACCCCAGAAATATTAGATCGGATATTTGAGCCATTTTTCACAACCAAAGAAACTGGTAAAGGCACGGGGCTGGGTCTTTCTACAGTCATGGGGATTATTAAAAGCCACGATGGTTTTATCAAAGTACAGAGCAAACCAGGAAATGGCAGTCAATTCCAGGTTTATTTGCCAGCACAAGAAGTCACAGAAACCATAGAAGCAGAAGAACAAAGTTTACCCCAAGGGAATGGAGAATTGATTTTAGTTGTAGATGACGAAGCTGCTATTCGGGAAATTACGAAAACATCTCTAGAAAACCATAATTACCGAGCAATCACAGCCAGTGATGGTATTGAGGCCATAGCTTTGTATGTGGAACATCGAGATCAAATAGCTCTTGTCTTAACCGATATGGTTATGCCGTCTATGGATGGAATCACAACTATTAAGACATTGCAAAAAATCAACCCAAATGTGAAAATTATTGCCGTCAGTGGACTAGCCACAACTGATAAAGTAAACGCCGCTCATGATGTAGGCGTTAAAGCCTTTTTAGCCAAACCTTATACAGCTAATAAATTATTGCAAACCATTAGCGGTGTGCAAAACCAAGTTTTCTCAGATGACTAA
- the cysW gene encoding sulfate ABC transporter permease subunit CysW produces the protein MTVEPKSTQSFAGGVKSHKGKEWGKIALIMAVVSYLGLVLLLPTLYVFIGAFSRGIAPFFATLIDPDFTQALSLTALAVAVAVPLNVVFGLCAAWVIARRRFRGRTLLLSIIDLPFSISPIVAGLMLVSLYGRNGLLGSVLQSLDIKVIFSFPAIALATMMGGMPFVAREVIPILEEVGTQEEEAAKTLGAGEWQIFWRVTLPSIRWGLFYGIILTTARAMGEYGAIAVVSSNLIGRTQTLTLYVEGAYRNYDSQSAFAASVVLAGLAGATLVIKELFERRIRIKDEEVSQ, from the coding sequence ATGACGGTTGAACCTAAGTCTACCCAGTCTTTCGCTGGTGGAGTTAAGTCTCACAAGGGTAAAGAATGGGGCAAGATTGCTTTGATTATGGCGGTAGTGTCCTATCTAGGGCTGGTTTTGCTTCTTCCCACCCTTTATGTATTTATTGGAGCTTTTAGCCGGGGTATTGCCCCGTTTTTCGCTACTCTCATCGACCCCGATTTTACTCAGGCTTTGAGCCTCACAGCTCTGGCTGTGGCAGTTGCTGTGCCGCTAAATGTAGTTTTTGGGCTATGTGCAGCTTGGGTAATTGCCCGCCGTCGGTTTCGGGGACGCACTCTGTTACTCAGTATTATCGACTTGCCATTTTCAATTTCACCCATTGTGGCAGGTTTAATGCTGGTTTCCCTCTATGGACGCAATGGGCTACTTGGCTCTGTGCTACAGTCCCTGGACATCAAAGTGATCTTTTCCTTCCCTGCCATTGCTCTGGCAACGATGATGGGGGGAATGCCTTTTGTGGCTCGTGAAGTTATCCCAATCTTGGAAGAAGTGGGTACTCAAGAAGAAGAAGCTGCTAAAACTTTGGGGGCTGGAGAGTGGCAGATTTTCTGGCGCGTCACATTACCTTCTATTCGCTGGGGATTGTTCTATGGAATTATTCTCACCACGGCTCGTGCTATGGGAGAGTATGGTGCTATTGCTGTGGTTTCAAGTAACTTAATTGGCCGTACCCAGACTCTTACCTTATATGTGGAAGGGGCTTATCGCAATTATGATTCCCAAAGTGCCTTTGCCGCTTCGGTGGTTTTAGCTGGACTTGCTGGTGCCACTCTGGTAATTAAGGAGCTGTTTGAGCGTCGCATCCGCATAAAGGATGAGGAGGTTAGTCAATGA
- a CDS encoding response regulator: MKGSQTTVTILMADDDEDDHILVREALAEIQLRIDLHIVSNGEELLNYLYNRGRYNDKNQAPRPGLILLDLNMPKKNGLEVLKDIKTDPLLWSIPVIVLSSSDDKEDIYQTYNLGANSFITKPVKFPALVEIMKCIGKYWFEIVQIPLEAVGGINERQPDQSSIN, translated from the coding sequence GTGAAGGGTAGTCAAACAACTGTCACAATATTAATGGCAGATGATGATGAAGATGACCATATCTTAGTTCGAGAGGCATTAGCAGAAATCCAACTGCGAATTGACCTGCATATTGTCAGCAATGGAGAAGAGTTACTTAATTATCTGTATAATCGTGGACGATATAATGACAAAAATCAAGCACCACGTCCAGGCTTAATTTTATTGGATTTAAATATGCCTAAAAAAAATGGTCTTGAAGTCCTCAAAGATATTAAAACAGATCCGCTCCTGTGGAGTATTCCCGTAATCGTCTTGTCAAGCTCAGATGACAAAGAGGACATATACCAGACTTACAATTTAGGTGCAAATTCTTTCATCACCAAGCCAGTCAAATTTCCCGCCTTAGTTGAGATCATGAAATGTATAGGAAAATATTGGTTTGAAATAGTGCAAATACCACTAGAAGCCGTGGGAGGAATCAATGAACGACAACCCGATCAGAGTTCTATTAATTGA
- a CDS encoding SUMF1/EgtB/PvdO family nonheme iron enzyme: protein MTSNTKPSQTLLSPPSKPLDEEMVWIPGGTFQMGSNSRKYPEERPIHTVTGLNEQRYVRPEVAQQSGTLRKFPG, encoded by the coding sequence ATGACTTCCAATACAAAACCCTCTCAAACTCTCTTATCCCCTCCTAGCAAACCCCTCGATGAAGAGATGGTATGGATACCGGGAGGAACATTTCAAATGGGATCAAATAGTCGTAAATATCCCGAAGAAAGACCTATTCACACCGTCACGGGGCTAAATGAGCAACGGTACGTGCGACCCGAAGTCGCACAGCAGAGTGGAACCCTCAGAAAGTTCCCAGGCTAG
- a CDS encoding mechanosensitive ion channel family protein — MERLWTTLTNINASGFPIGKIAIVVIIIAVTQFLRVFLTKIILKRIERFTSKTQSKFDDELIGILKPCLSGIILIGGLWLSKEILSENLGAKLSQTLDQFINLIVLLIIAYFVYRASSIFGQILAEVLLHTDSDLDELLKPLMPKIFQAIAIILITLKISELFLGQSAAALVGLLGGAGITLGLLFKDILYDWFCTLIIYSDSIYKEGDWLVIAGFSNMVQVLKVGFRTTTIHDTVWGSITKMPNSKMISGIVANWSQNAEEEGKYGINLHLNIDGISAEQITLICEGIEKLPASIEGCYEKCLVRFKKIEQNARVIEIRAYVSSLSFYFAAERKLNLAILKLLEREGIDSLYIKLETDPERNKREQKAANN; from the coding sequence ATGGAAAGACTTTGGACTACTCTGACAAACATTAATGCCTCTGGCTTCCCCATTGGTAAAATTGCAATTGTTGTAATTATTATAGCCGTGACTCAGTTTTTGAGGGTGTTTTTGACCAAAATTATTCTCAAACGCATTGAACGCTTCACCAGCAAAACTCAAAGTAAATTCGATGATGAGTTAATTGGTATTTTGAAACCCTGCTTAAGCGGTATAATTCTGATTGGTGGATTGTGGCTAAGTAAAGAGATTCTATCAGAAAACTTAGGCGCTAAGTTGAGTCAAACGCTTGATCAATTTATTAATCTAATTGTTCTTTTAATCATTGCTTATTTTGTTTATCGAGCTTCTTCTATCTTCGGCCAAATTCTTGCTGAGGTCTTGCTGCATACTGACAGTGACCTCGATGAATTATTGAAGCCTTTGATGCCCAAAATTTTTCAAGCAATTGCGATTATTCTCATAACTCTCAAGATAAGCGAGCTATTTTTAGGACAGTCTGCGGCTGCCCTTGTTGGACTATTAGGGGGGGCAGGAATCACATTAGGTTTATTATTCAAAGATATCCTTTATGATTGGTTTTGTACCTTAATTATTTACTCTGACTCGATTTATAAAGAAGGAGATTGGCTGGTCATTGCAGGATTTTCAAACATGGTGCAAGTATTAAAAGTTGGTTTTAGAACTACAACCATTCATGATACTGTATGGGGTTCTATTACGAAAATGCCAAATTCAAAAATGATTTCTGGAATAGTAGCAAACTGGTCACAAAATGCCGAAGAAGAAGGGAAATATGGGATTAATTTGCATCTAAATATTGATGGTATTTCAGCCGAACAAATCACTCTTATTTGTGAGGGAATTGAAAAATTGCCAGCATCTATTGAAGGGTGTTATGAAAAATGTTTAGTCAGGTTTAAAAAAATTGAACAGAATGCTCGTGTTATTGAAATTAGGGCTTATGTCAGTTCTCTTAGTTTTTATTTTGCTGCTGAAAGGAAATTAAACTTAGCCATATTAAAACTTTTAGAAAGAGAGGGAATTGATTCGTTGTATATTAAACTAGAAACCGATCCAGAAAGAAACAAAAGAGAGCAAAAAGCAGCAAATAATTAA
- a CDS encoding sulfate ABC transporter substrate-binding protein, protein MWLDNWNRWQRTSLKSFISLFLVVVSLSIAIAACSPGNSGSAAGRKELTLVSYAVTRAAYKNIIPLFAEYWREKTGQTVTFGQSYGGSGSQTRAVINGLEADIVALALAADTMQIQDAGLIKPGWEKKTPNGDGIVHSSVGVIVTREGNPKNIQNWDDLARDDVKVITANPKTSGGARWNYMALWGKVIKTGGTEAQAEDFVTKVYANVPVLARDSREATDAFFVQRQGDALINYENEVILAKQQGQNLPYVVPDINISIDSPIAIVDSYVDRQGNREVAEAFVEFLFTPQAQREFAKVGFRPVIPEVVAEFSDNYPKISTLFTIKDFGGWNQVSPKFFADGGIFDAIQANIARP, encoded by the coding sequence ATGTGGCTGGATAATTGGAATCGATGGCAACGCACGTCTTTAAAAAGCTTTATTTCACTGTTTTTGGTAGTAGTTAGCTTAAGTATTGCGATCGCTGCCTGCTCTCCTGGTAATAGTGGCAGCGCTGCCGGCAGAAAAGAACTTACCCTGGTGAGCTATGCCGTCACTCGCGCCGCATATAAAAACATTATTCCCCTATTTGCCGAATACTGGCGAGAAAAAACCGGACAAACAGTCACCTTTGGTCAAAGTTACGGCGGCTCAGGCTCCCAAACCCGTGCGGTGATTAACGGTTTAGAAGCCGATATAGTAGCCCTCGCACTAGCGGCAGACACCATGCAAATCCAGGATGCCGGACTGATTAAACCAGGTTGGGAAAAAAAGACACCCAACGGCGACGGTATTGTTCACAGTTCTGTGGGTGTAATCGTTACCCGTGAAGGCAACCCCAAAAATATTCAAAACTGGGATGATTTAGCCCGTGATGATGTCAAGGTAATCACCGCCAACCCCAAAACCTCTGGTGGCGCTCGTTGGAATTACATGGCCTTGTGGGGGAAAGTTATTAAAACAGGTGGCACTGAAGCACAAGCCGAAGATTTTGTGACTAAAGTCTACGCCAATGTGCCAGTTTTAGCAAGAGATTCCCGCGAAGCCACTGATGCATTCTTCGTCCAAAGACAGGGAGATGCACTCATCAACTATGAGAACGAAGTCATCTTAGCTAAACAGCAGGGACAAAACTTACCTTACGTAGTTCCCGATATTAATATTTCTATTGATAGCCCCATTGCCATAGTCGATAGTTATGTTGACCGGCAAGGTAACCGCGAAGTAGCAGAAGCCTTTGTTGAGTTTCTCTTTACTCCCCAAGCCCAGCGCGAGTTCGCCAAAGTGGGATTCCGACCTGTAATCCCGGAAGTAGTTGCAGAATTTTCCGACAACTATCCAAAAATATCCACTTTGTTCACCATTAAAGACTTTGGCGGTTGGAATCAAGTCAGCCCCAAATTCTTTGCCGACGGCGGAATCTTTGACGCTATCCAAGCCAATATAGCTCGACCCTAG
- the cysT gene encoding sulfate ABC transporter permease subunit CysT, whose product MTVSNTQSTFPPAPKNWLKRFSLPWGLTITYISIVLLLPVAALMLQAATLSPAEFWRLATDPIALSTYNITFGTAFFAAAINCVAGTATAWVLVRYDFPLKRVLDAVIDLPFALPTAVAGITLTTVYSEQGWIGSFLSPFGIRVSFTRLGVAVAMVFISVPFVVRSVQPVLQELDYTIEEAAWSLGASQWETCWRVVLPPLIPAILTGTTQAFARAVGEYGSVVLIAANIPYQDLIAPILVFQRLEQNDIAGATAIGTVLLLISLVLLLMVNLLQAWRQRHDG is encoded by the coding sequence ATGACAGTTTCAAACACACAGTCTACCTTCCCCCCGGCACCCAAAAATTGGCTCAAGCGCTTTTCTTTGCCGTGGGGACTCACGATTACCTATATCTCCATCGTTTTGTTGCTGCCTGTTGCTGCCTTGATGCTGCAAGCTGCGACCCTTTCACCTGCCGAATTTTGGCGGTTGGCTACCGACCCCATTGCCCTGTCAACCTATAACATCACCTTTGGCACTGCTTTTTTTGCAGCTGCTATTAACTGTGTAGCTGGCACTGCTACGGCCTGGGTGCTAGTGCGCTACGACTTCCCCTTGAAGCGGGTTTTAGATGCCGTGATTGACCTACCCTTTGCCTTACCCACAGCAGTGGCAGGTATCACCCTCACCACGGTTTACAGTGAGCAAGGCTGGATTGGCTCATTTCTCTCTCCCTTTGGCATTAGGGTTTCTTTCACTCGTCTGGGGGTAGCAGTGGCTATGGTGTTTATTTCTGTCCCTTTTGTGGTTCGTAGCGTCCAGCCTGTACTGCAAGAGCTAGATTACACCATCGAAGAAGCGGCTTGGTCTCTGGGGGCTTCCCAATGGGAAACTTGTTGGCGGGTGGTGCTGCCGCCGCTTATACCTGCCATTCTCACCGGTACAACCCAAGCTTTTGCCCGTGCCGTGGGAGAATATGGCTCAGTGGTCTTGATTGCGGCTAATATTCCCTATCAAGATTTAATTGCCCCCATCCTAGTATTCCAGCGCCTCGAACAAAATGACATTGCTGGGGCTACGGCTATTGGTACGGTGTTACTGCTGATTTCCTTAGTACTGTTGCTGATGGTGAACTTATTGCAAGCTTGGAGGCAACGCCATGACGGTTGA